The segment TTTTCTACCGCTGTAACTGGTGAGCAAATAGGTTTGCAACACGCCATCTTGAATAATTTCAAGATTCTGTGTGCGAACCCCTTCGCTATCAAAAGGCGTAGAGGCTAAACGTCTTAACAAATGAGGACGCTCACTGATTTGGAACCAATCTGGCAATACTTGTTTTCCAAGATGATCGAGCAAGAAACTGGATTTGCGATATAAGCTGCCGCCACTAATCGCGCCCGTTAAATGAGAAATTAATCCTGTGGCCACATCATTTAAGAAAATCACGGGCACTTCGCGCGTGCTTAATTTCTGTGGATTTAAACGCGCGATCACTTTTTTCGCGCAATTTTGTCCTACCCAATCCGCGGAAGAAAGCGCATCAAACTCACGTGAAACCGTGTACTCGTAGTCATTTTCCAGTTGATCTAGCTCTCCACCAATCACCGAACAAGATAAAGAATAGCGGCTAGATAAGTAACTTTGTAGCATGCCGTGTGTATTGCCATAAACACGCACGCCAGTATGTGAATTAAAACTTGCACCGTTACTATTCACGATTTTAGCATCGTATTCCAACGCTGATTTTTCAGCCTCTAAAGCTAATTTTGTAGCCTGTTCAACATCAACACTTGCCCCATGATAAAGTTCTAAATCGGGCGCTTCAAAAGCCATTAGTTCTTTATCTGCTAGCCCTGTGCAATCATCTGGTGAGGTATATTTTGCAATAGCGAGCGCGGCTTCAACGGTGTTTTTAATCGCTTCTTCACTTAAATCTGAAGTAGAGGCATTACCTTTTTGTTGGCCTAAATAAACGGAAATACCTAATGCCCCATCGTTAGTAAATTCAACATTTTCAATCTCTTGCAGACGGGTTGAAACCGATAAACCACTCACTTTTGTAACGCCAACTTCTGCGGTGGCTCCCGCTTTCTGGGCGGTTTCAATCGCAAAACTGACTGCATCACGCAATGTTTGCTCTTGAGATTTTAAAAGTGCGGTTAAATTTTCTGCTGTTTTCATGGTGATAATCCTATTAAAAATTTGCGCCATTTTATCTTATTTTGAAAGTTTATGCTAAAATGCACCAAATTTTTCATAAGGTAACAGAATGGCAAAACGGAAGAAAAAAGAAGCCTTTGATTGGGAAGATGAAGACCAAGAAGAGATTATTTGGGTAAGCAAAAGTGAAATCAAACGCGATGCTGAGGATTTAAAACAGCTCGGCGAGAAATTGGTGAACTTAACCAAAGCAAATCTGACTAAGGTTCCACTAGACGATAGCTTGAAAGATGCCATTGAATTAGCACAACGCCTGCAAAAAGAGGCGCGTCGTCGCCAATTGCAATACATCGGTAAGCTCTTACGCTCAATTGATGCAGAGCCTATTCGTGAAGCTTTAGAAAAAATTGAAAACAAACATAATCAGCAACAAGCTATGCTGCATAAGTTGGAAATCTTACGTGATGAATTGATTGCAAAAGGTGATGCGGCTCTGACTGATTTGTTAAATGAACATCCTTCTGCAGATCGCCAACAATTACGTAATTTGATTCGTGCAGCACAAAAAGAGAAGGAACAAAATAAGCCGTCAAAAGCTTATCGCGAGATTTATCAGATCTTAAAAACACTCATTTTAGAAGACTAAAATACCGCTATTTTTGACCGCACATTGTGTCAAAAAAGTGCTATGATTGGCTACCCTTTTAGAAAGGAAAAAACGTTATTTATGAATATTCGTTGGAATATTATTTTAGGTGTCATCGCCCTCGCTTTATTAGGCTGGTATTATTCGCTTAATCAAGATCATAGCGATTTACAAAGCCTCATTAAAAAGCCTGATAGCCCAGAATACGTCGGTAATAAAATGGAAACCACTGTATTCTCACCTGAAGGTAAAAAACAGTATCTCGCGATTTCCGACAAAGTGGAATATTACACCCAAGACGGCCATACGGATTTTATTTCGCCGTTAGTCTATCTTTTTGATGTCTCTTTGGACAATAAAGATAAAGAAGCGAAAACCGATAAAATTCAATTAGAAAAACAAAATTGGAAACTTAGCGCGAAAAAGGCAAAATTAACGAAAGATCAAATGCTCTATCTTGAAGGTGGCGTGATTGCCGAGAGCCTTGATCCGTTATCTCGCCTACAACGTGTTGAGACTGAAGCCGCAGTAATTAATTTAAAAACACAAGACATTACTTCCAATACACAAGTAAAAATTAACGGATTAAACTTTAACTCGAGTGGATTGAACCTCGTCGGAAATTTACGTCAGCAAGTTGCAACTCTAAAGGAACAGGTAAAAACATATTATGAAATCAACAAACAATAAAATTCTGCTTTTAACGGCGTTAATGATGACTTCTTTGTCTGCTTTTGCGTTAAAAGACGATACCAATAAACCGATTAATATTGTCTCAGATAATCAATCTTTAGATATGGAGAACAGCGTAGTAACCTTTACGGATAACGTTGTGATTACGCAAGGTTCCATTTTGATTAAAGCCAATAAAGTAGTCATTACTCGCCCACCAGAAAATTCAGGTAAAAAAGAAACTGTTGAAGCATTTGGTAGCCCTGTTACCTTCCACCAACAACTTGATGATGGTAAGCCTGTTGACGGTAGAGCGAATAAAGTTCACTACGATTTAGGCACTGAATTCTTAACATTGACCGGTAATGCTGAATTAAAACAATTAGATAGCAAAATTAACGGTGAACGCATCACTTATGATGTGAAAAAACAACAGTTAAAAGCCAATGGTAATGGAAAATCACGTGTGCAAACCGTCTTAATTCCGACCCAATTACAACAAAAAGGTAAAAAATAACCGATGTCTGTATTACAAGCTGAATTTCTCGCAAAAAGTTATAAGAGCCGAAAAGTGGTTTCTGATGTGAGTTTGACCGTAAACTCCAATGAAATTGTTGGCCTACTTGGTCCAAATGGTGCAGGTAAAACCACTACTTTCTACATGGTCGTCGGTTTAGTGCGTCATGATCAGGGAAAAATCACCATTGATGGCGATGATATTAGCGTATTACCTATGCATGAACGTGCTCGTCGAGGAATTGGCTATTTACCACAAGAAGCCTCTATTTTCCGTCGTTTAACGGTGTATGAAAATCTTATGGCGGTATTAGAAATTCGCAAAGATCTCACTGCAGAACAACGCAGAGAGAGAGCGGATGAGTTAATTGATGAATTCAACATTGGACATATTCGTGATAGCCTGGGACAATCGCTTTCTGGTGGTGAACGTCGTCGTGTGGAAATTGCACGCGCCTTAGCGGCAAATCCTAAATTCATTTTACTAGATGAACCTTTTGCGGGTGTTGACCCTATTTCGGTGACGGATATTAAGAAAATCATCACGGATCTCCGTAATCGTGGCTTAGGCGTGTTAATTACCGACCATAACGTACGCGAAACCCTTGATGTTTGTGAACGCGCTTACATTGTTGGTGAAGGGAAAATTATCGCGACCGGCACACCGGAAGAAGTCATGAATGATGAGCACGTCAAACGTGTCTATTTAGGCGAACAATTTAAACTATAACCGATGAAATTTACAACATTGCTCTCCCCTGATGATATTCGTCAGGGGGTTGCTTTTTCTAGCAAGAAACGATTATTTGAATCTATTGCCGCTTTCGTTGTTGAAAAACTTCA is part of the Haemophilus parainfluenzae ATCC 33392 genome and harbors:
- the lptB gene encoding LPS export ABC transporter ATP-binding protein gives rise to the protein MSVLQAEFLAKSYKSRKVVSDVSLTVNSNEIVGLLGPNGAGKTTTFYMVVGLVRHDQGKITIDGDDISVLPMHERARRGIGYLPQEASIFRRLTVYENLMAVLEIRKDLTAEQRRERADELIDEFNIGHIRDSLGQSLSGGERRRVEIARALAANPKFILLDEPFAGVDPISVTDIKKIITDLRNRGLGVLITDHNVRETLDVCERAYIVGEGKIIATGTPEEVMNDEHVKRVYLGEQFKL
- the pmbA gene encoding metalloprotease PmbA, which encodes MKTAENLTALLKSQEQTLRDAVSFAIETAQKAGATAEVGVTKVSGLSVSTRLQEIENVEFTNDGALGISVYLGQQKGNASTSDLSEEAIKNTVEAALAIAKYTSPDDCTGLADKELMAFEAPDLELYHGASVDVEQATKLALEAEKSALEYDAKIVNSNGASFNSHTGVRVYGNTHGMLQSYLSSRYSLSCSVIGGELDQLENDYEYTVSREFDALSSADWVGQNCAKKVIARLNPQKLSTREVPVIFLNDVATGLISHLTGAISGGSLYRKSSFLLDHLGKQVLPDWFQISERPHLLRRLASTPFDSEGVRTQNLEIIQDGVLQTYLLTSYSGRKMGMQSTGHAGGIHNWLVKPNLTGGLTALLRQMSTGLLVTDVMGQGVNIVTGDYSRGAAGFWVENGEIQYPVAEITIAGQLQDMLKNIIAVSDDIEHRSNIQTGSILLNKMKISGN
- the lptC gene encoding LPS export ABC transporter periplasmic protein LptC; translated protein: MNIRWNIILGVIALALLGWYYSLNQDHSDLQSLIKKPDSPEYVGNKMETTVFSPEGKKQYLAISDKVEYYTQDGHTDFISPLVYLFDVSLDNKDKEAKTDKIQLEKQNWKLSAKKAKLTKDQMLYLEGGVIAESLDPLSRLQRVETEAAVINLKTQDITSNTQVKINGLNFNSSGLNLVGNLRQQVATLKEQVKTYYEINKQ
- the lptA gene encoding lipopolysaccharide transport periplasmic protein LptA, yielding MKSTNNKILLLTALMMTSLSAFALKDDTNKPINIVSDNQSLDMENSVVTFTDNVVITQGSILIKANKVVITRPPENSGKKETVEAFGSPVTFHQQLDDGKPVDGRANKVHYDLGTEFLTLTGNAELKQLDSKINGERITYDVKKQQLKANGNGKSRVQTVLIPTQLQQKGKK
- the yjgA gene encoding ribosome biogenesis factor YjgA, with protein sequence MAKRKKKEAFDWEDEDQEEIIWVSKSEIKRDAEDLKQLGEKLVNLTKANLTKVPLDDSLKDAIELAQRLQKEARRRQLQYIGKLLRSIDAEPIREALEKIENKHNQQQAMLHKLEILRDELIAKGDAALTDLLNEHPSADRQQLRNLIRAAQKEKEQNKPSKAYREIYQILKTLILED